From the Panthera leo isolate Ple1 chromosome C1, P.leo_Ple1_pat1.1, whole genome shotgun sequence genome, one window contains:
- the SPSB1 gene encoding SPRY domain-containing SOCS box protein 1, translating into MGQKVTGGIKTVDMRDPTYRPLKQELQGLDYCKPTRLDLLLDMPPVSYDIQLLHSWNNNDRSLNVFVKEDDKLIFHRHPVAQSTDAIRGKVGYTRGLHVWQITWAMRQRGTHAVVGVATADAPLHSVGYTTLVGNNHESWGWDLGRNRLYHDGKNQPSKTYPAFLEPDETFIVPDSFLVALDMDDGTLSFIVDGQYMGVAFRGLKGKKLYPVVSAVWGHCEIRMRYLNGLDPEPLPLMDLCRRSVRLALGKERLGDIHTLPLPASLKAYLLYQ; encoded by the exons ATGGGTCAGAAGGTCACCGGAGGCATCAAGACTGTGGACATGAGGGACCCCACGTACCGGCCCTTGAAGCAGGAGCTCCAGGGCCTGGACTACTGCAAGCCCACCCGCCTGGACCTGTTGCTGGACATGCCCCCCGTGTCCTACGACATCCAGCTGCTCCACTCGTGGAACAACAACGACCGATCGCTCAACGTCTTCGTGAAGGAGGACGACAAGCTGATCTTTCACCGGCATCCGGTGGCCCAGAGCACGGACGCCATCAGGGGCAAAGTCGGGTACACGCGTGGGCTGCACGTGTGGCAGATCACGTGGGCCATGAGGCAGCGGGGCACGCACGCCGTGGTGGGGGTGGCGACGGCGGACGCCCCCCTGCACTCCGTTGGGTACACGACTCTCGTGGGGAATAACCACGAGTCCTGGGGCTGGGACTTGGGGCGCAACCGGCTCTATCACGATGGCAAAAACCAGCCGAGCAAAACGTACCCGGCCTTTTTGGAGCCGGATGAGACATTTATTGTCCCTGACTCTTTCCTTGTGGCCTTGGACATGGATGACGGGACTCTGAGCTTCATTGTGGACGGACAGTACATGGGAGTGGCTTTTCGAGGACTCAAGGGCAAAAAACTGTATCCTGTAGTGAGTGCCGTCTGGGGCCACTGTGAGATCCGCATGCGCTACTTGAACGGCCTCGACC CCGAGCCCCTGCCACTCATGGATCTCTGCCGCCGCTCCGTGCGCCTGGCCCTGGGGAAGGAGCGTCTGGGTGACATCCACACACTGCCGCTGCCCGCCTCCCTCAAGGCTTACCTCCTCTACCAGTGA